GGCGGTCAGAAGCGGTGTTGATTTTCTCACTCTCTGCAAGACGCCCGAACTCGCTGCAAAGGTCACAAAGCAGCCCGTCGATATTCTCGGTGTGGACGCAGCGATACTCTTCTCCGATATCCTCATCCCCGTTGAGGCCATGGGTATGCACCTTGAATTTTCCGACAAGAAGGGGCCTGTTCTGAACGACCCTGTGCGGACGAAATCAGGAGTGGACCGCCTGACCATTCCCGACACAGAAGATAGCATGTCTTTTGTCCTCGAGGCGATCAGGCTGCTGACGGCTGACCTCCAGGTGCCCCTTATCGGTTTCTCCGGCGCTCCCTTTACCCTCGCCACCTATATGATTGAAGGCGGCAGCACAAGAAACTTTGTAAACACCAAGAAGATGATGTTTCAGAACCCCGGTCTTTTCGATCTCTTTATGGATAAGATAACCCTGACCGTCATATCTTACCTTGCTTCTCAGGTAAGGGCCGGGGCCCATGCTGTCCAGCTCTTCGACTCCTGGGCAGGCGTCCTCACCCCGGAAGACTACAGAACCTTCGCCCTTCC
Above is a window of Thermodesulfovibrionales bacterium DNA encoding:
- the hemE gene encoding uroporphyrinogen decarboxylase; its protein translation is MNDTFLKACRGEKTDYTPVWLMRQAGRYLPEYQAVRSGVDFLTLCKTPELAAKVTKQPVDILGVDAAILFSDILIPVEAMGMHLEFSDKKGPVLNDPVRTKSGVDRLTIPDTEDSMSFVLEAIRLLTADLQVPLIGFSGAPFTLATYMIEGGSTRNFVNTKKMMFQNPGLFDLFMDKITLTVISYLASQVRAGAHAVQLFDSWAGVLTPEDYRTFALPSVKKAVSEIRKEGVPVIYFVNDCAGLLKDVRKCGADVIGVDWRVDLHDAVKKLGKKCIVQGNLDPCALFLPQEKIDDRVKDILWKGEFARGHIFNLGHGILPETPVDNARAMVDAVHKYSER